In Chitinophaga oryzae, the sequence GTCTTCCCGGTCGCTTGAAGGACTGGGTAAAATACTGAATTATTACGCTGGCAATCATTCCGATATCTGGTGGTGGATGCTGTTGATAGGACTGGTATTTTTCTTCCGGGTGAACAAACAGTTCAAGAGAATAAAAAAAGCAGGCAAAAGCGAATTGCTGCAGCCGCCCTATATAAAATACCTGCGGGCGCTTCCCTTTGCAGGAACGCTGGTAATCATACTGAATATCGCATCTTTCTTTGACCTGAACGCGCCGGCAGCATATATTGATTTGTTGCAGTCCTTTTTGCTGATCATACTGACGGTCCTGTTCTGGCGCAGGTGGGAACGCCGGATGTTTATTTACTGGATCGCCATTGTGGTGTTATACATGCTGACAACCGGCACTGCTGCCGTTGTCGTGCCCGACTTACGCGTGCGGATATGGATGCTGGTGCTGAATGTATTGTCTGTAATAACCGGCCTGTTTATTTATTTCCGTATTTATAGGAATTTATCTGCCGGCAAGCTGGTCAGGATCGTGTCGGCAGTCTTTGTTGTTTTTAATGTGCTGGCGGCGCTGTTCAACCTGTACGGCCGTTTAAGCATAGCGCAGGTGTACAGCACTGCTGCCATCGCCGGTTTACTGCAGATTATCGGCCTCACGGTGTTTGTACAGATCGTGGAAGAAGCTTTTTATCTCCAGATGCAGTCCAGCCGGATAGCGGGTGGCATTACGGCCCGTTTTGACTTTGAGAAAATACGTGAAGGATTACACAAGATATTGACGGTATTGGTGGTGGTGTTGTGGCTGATGGTGTTTACCACCAATCTGAATATCTATAATGATTTATATAATGGAATCAGCAGCCTGATCTCCACGCCCAGGATTATCGGTACCACCTCTTTTACCCTGGGCAATATCCTGTTGTTCTTTGTGATCCTGTTAATTTCCAATCTCTTCCAGAAATACATCGGTTACTTTTTTGGGGAGACAGACGATGATATGGTAGGGGAGGTAAAAGAGAAAAGTTCCCGGTTGCTGCTGTTACGCCTGCTGGTGCTGGTCGCCGGATTTCTGATCGCTATTGCGGCATCCGGTTTGCCGATGGACAAGATAACCGTGGTACTCGGCGCCCTGGGCGTGGGCATTGGTCTGGGCCTGCAGAACATTGTGAACAACCTTGTGTCCGGTGTGATCCTCATCTTTGAACGGCCGCTGAAAATTGGCGACTATGTGGAAGTTGCCGGGCAGAAAGGCCGGGTAAAAGATATCGGCATCCGGTCCAGCAGAATGGTGACTACAGAAGGCGCGGAAGTCACGGTGCCGAACGGGGACCTGTTATCTTCCAAACTGATCAACTGGACACTCAGCAATAATCATATACGAACGGAATTGTTGTTTACTATCGCACCATCTTCGGCACTGCCGCTGGCGAAGGAAATCATCCTGGAAGAGGTGTCCGGATCGGATGCCATTATCGGTAAAGTAGCGCCTGAATTACTGGTGAAGAGTATTAACGACAATAACGTAGCACTGAAGCTGCAGGTATGGATCCGGAATGTACACCATGAAGAAGCTTTTAAGAGCCGTATGCTGCAGCAGGTTTATCAGCGGTTAAAAGACAATGAAATTACGATGTCCTGACATGTCATTTCTTAGAATGAAAACAGCCTTCCCATCGTTGAATGGGAAGGCTGTTTTTAATTAAGTCAGGCTTACTTCAGAAAACCGTTGATATAATTGGAAAGGATGGCTGTTTGCATCATCAGGCTGACATGGCTTTGCCCGGGGACGATGGCCAGCTGGGATTTCGGTGCTGCGCCCAGATCTGCCGTACCCCCGCCTCCTAATAATTGATAGGTTTTTATCAGCTCTGATTTGTTCATCCCGTCGTTGTCGCCGGAGATGATCAATACAGGCGCCGTAATCTTTGCAATATTGTCATCCCCGAGATCGAATGGTGCTGCAGCTGAAGCAAACATCTGTTCCAGGAACTTTGTCCATTTGGTTTTATCCGGTGCTACTGCGTCATAGGCTGTTTTCAGCGGTGTATTTTCGAAAAATTCAACCTTCATGTTTTTAAACGCGTTGGCGACTTCCGGCTGCCAGCCACTGGTTTTATACGTAGCAGAAATGATGACTAATTTTCTTAGCCGCTTAGGGTGTTGTATGGCGAACTGGTAAGCCACCTTGCCGCCAAAGCTATATCCAACTATATCTGCGCTGTCAATTTTCAGGTGGTCCAATACGCCCGCCACATCGCTGGCCAGCGTGGCAAGCGACAACGGTCTGTCTGAATATTCGGTATGCCCATGCCCCTGCAGTTCAACAGCAATTACCTTTCTGTTTTTGGACAGCTCGGGGATTAACTGGGCCCAGTTCAGGCCAATGGTCATATAAGCCCCATGCAGCAGCACTAAAGGCGTGCCCTCGCCGTATACTTCGTAATAAGTTTTGATGCCATTGGTAGCGGCGTAGCCGGTTTCGGAAGGTTTAACAGTTTGTGCGCCGGATGTAGATGCTGTAGACATAAAGATCGTGATTAAGAGTATGGATGTAAGAAGATGACGAATGCGGAAGAACGTTTTCATAAATAACTTTCATTTATTTGACAATACAAAGATGAAAATCATTTCAGAAATGGACACTGTGCGGAAACGACAATTTGGGGGGTTGATTCCGGCATAAATTTTTGTCTTTTGTCACCTGCTTATGCCGACTTATGAAATACTTTTTTAGCTTTTCCTTTTTGTTCGTGGAACGATGACACTAAATAGCCTTTTTATAGCAAAACAGGTTGTTTATTTGTTCAATTCATACCTTATTTGCAAAGGCTCATCCAGGCTGGATGCAACCTCTTTCATTGTAGCCAGCGGTAACAATAAATTTGTTGTGGTATCAGGTTCTTCGAGCTGTATCGCCTCCGGACCAATGTTAAATTCCAAATCGCTATTCCTAAGTAAAGCCACCTCTCCTCCGATTGCCGAACATAATAACAGCTGCCCATTTTGCGATCTTGTCAATGAGCTGCAGAGAGAATCGCAGCATTTGACCGAATCGAAAATTTTCCCTGTTTCCTGTTCAATTTGGCATATATGTCCATTATAATAGGGTATTATCAGTTTGGACGACGAGATCAAAAAGTCATTGTTAAAGGTGATGCCCCTGGTATTGCCCCAAGGTCCAGGCATATTTAACCCCCCATCGTCCGTAAACTCGTTGACAAACTCCAGTGAAGGAAATCTATTTACCTGGTAACTAAAGGGGGGAAAGCCACCCGTTGTAATAATCTCTTTGCCATTCTCAGAAAAGTTGCAGGCGCCTGGAGAAAATAATGTGGAAATATATCTTTTGTAAAGCCTTACTGAGTTATCTTTTATTTCAAAAAAGCGGATGCTTCCAGTATCTTCTGATTCAGTTATTTGAACTGCAATGATCTGCTGATTCGGATGAACGATAATGTTCTTTGTATACACCTCGCATAATGCATCGCTATTTTCCCACTTTGATAAGGTATCCAAATGATAAAATTCAATTTTGAATGAACCGGCGTTTGCGGCAATTAAAAGATTCTTTGAAGGAATGGCACGTATGCAGGAATAACCATTCAAATGTGGGGACAAATTATTTTGCACTACATCTCCACACGTTCGTGAAATGCTTCGTGCATCGATATTCCATTCAATATTCCCCGAACCGTTTAATGCAAACCAAATGCGGTCCCCAGCCGAAAAACAGGCATCCAGAATAACAAATTCAAACTGGTGGCAGTAGGAAAGGGTTAATTGATCTTCGATTATATCAATAACCGCAAATTCAGAGGAGTTATCAAATAATATCAGGGCTCTACTTCCACTTTCATTAATCAATGACTTTGAAATTCTATGCTTTAAATCTATTTTATTTACTATTTGCATTTCTTTCAATTTTTGGTGGTTGTATTTCCAGGGTAATTGTGGTATTGAAAGTTTCGAGTTAAACCGTTACGGTTAAAAATATCGAATAATCGCTAAATTTAATGGGTGTGAAAATCAAAATTTAATCCGGACCGCAAATGGAACCATAAACGGACCTGCAGATCGTACGGAGATGGTTGCTGAAGTACTTTCTCGGTGCGCTGATGTCCAATGTATCGAACTCAGATTTATCCAGAAAGGTAGCCTTCCGGAATGGCTATGTGGAGCGCTTCAAAAAGATGAGGGCTCTGAGGGGAAACTTTAGTCGAAAACGTTACTGTCTGAGGGGAGCTTTCACTGTGGCTTTTCAATTTTTGGGTATCGGAACTGATATTAGCGGGTTTAAAGTTAAATCTCCGTATTTAAAATAGCCACTTTGAAACCAATATGACAGTTGAAAGCATGATTAACGCAATGATTATAAAAACGTAAAAGGCGCTCATAGTTGAGCGCCTTTTTGTTTGAGTCTATTGACTTCATCTTGCGGACTGGACGGGACTCGAACCCGCGACCTCCGCCGTGACAGGGCGGCATTCTAACCGACTGAACTACCAATCCTCTTCCCCTAAGGGAGTGCGAAGGTAAAGATTTCTTTTTTTATTTTCCAACAAATCGGCGAAAAAAATTTTCTGCATGTTTTCTCCGGCCCGCTTTATAACGCGCAAAAATGCAAAGACATATTATTTTTGTGCAAAACAATGTCCACATAGAAAAAACCGTACATAGCCAGACTTACCCGGCGCATCGCAAAACCCGTATTGCGCCCACGCCCAGCGGCTTCCTGCACCTGGGCAATGTGTTTTCGTTTGTGCTGACAGCCACGCTGGCGCGCCGCACCGGCGCCGCCGTCCTGCTGCGCATCGATGACATGGACCAGCAACGGGTACGTCCCGAATACGTACAGGACATTTTCGATACGCTGCATTTCCTGGAAATACCCTGGGAGGAGGGCCCCCGTACACCGGAAGACCTGCACCGCCAATGGTCGCAGCTGCACCGGGAGGCGCTGTACCAGCAGGCGCTGGAAGCGTTGAAGGAGCAAGGCAAACTGTTTGCCTGCGATTGTACGCGGTCGCGGTTGCAGCAGACGGGCGGCGTATACGGTGGCCGCTGCCTCCGCCGCGGGTTGTCATGGGACCTGCCGGATGTCTGCTGGCGTATCAATACCGAAACACCGTTGCCGCTCCAGATGCATACGGGCAACGGCGCGCTGCCGGTAGCCCTGCCTGTGGAACAGCGGCATTTCGTGGTGCGGAAAAAAGACGGCCACGCCGCCTACCAGCTGGCTTCTGTAGTGGACGATGATTACTTCGGCGTCGACCTCGTTGTCCGGGGGGAAGACCTATGGGATTCTACGCTGGCGCAGCTATACCTTGCTGGAACGGCTGCGATGGACCGTTTCAGCCGCACCACCTTTTACCATCATTCCCTCCTGATGGAAGCGCCGGATAAAAAACTCTCCAAGTCAGAAGGCGCTACTTCGGTACGGTATCTCCGGAAAGCAGGAAAAACAAAGGCGGACATCTTCTCCGCCATCGCCGGTATGTTGGGTATCCGCGAGCAGGCCACCGGCTGGGAAGCGCTGGGAGACCTGTTGCTGGACCATTACCCCGTATTCCGGCAGCCGGCGCCGGTACAGCCCTGAGCGACTGGTAATAATTTCTTAATAGTGGTTATGTAGCTTCACCCCCGGAATCATATAAACCAGGGTGTTATGAAGTATATTATTTTACTGGGAGCCTTTCAGGCATTGGTGGTGTTCAGCATATTCGTCATCCATCATAAGAAAAGATCTTCTGATAATATATTGAGTTGGTTTTTAATATTGGTGTTTGTCCACCTGGGAGCGGGCTTCATGCTGCATACCCTGTTTCCCCATGCGGAAATCCACAAACAGTACTACACCTTTATTACGCTGATGTATGCGCCGGTATTATGGATGTATACCACTCATCTGTCCGGAAGATATCAGCAGGCCAGGTGGAGAAACTATCTCCATTTCCTGCCGGCGATGGCTGCTGCTATCGCCTACTTCACCATCGCCGGTTATATTATCGCCCATGACGGAAAAACTCCTCCCGCCATTATTTATTATAACCAGGCGGTAGGGTACACCGCGATGATCTCTTTCCCGCTGTACGCTATCTTATCGCTGCGGGAAGCCCGGCGTATACCGGCTTTCTGGCGTTCGGAGATACAGCTGGTACGGTGGATGGCAATCGTCTTTTTAGGGACTGCATTTTTTAGCGTGGTACTGACCGTCAATAATTACCTGCCGCCTGCCTCGCGGTTTATCATGGACAGCCATCTGTGGGGAAGAATATTTACCTACATCTCATTGCTGAGTATCTGTCTGGCTATCGGCAGGGTGAGGATTTTATTTTTGATGGATACCGGCACCACACTGCCGCTGCTGCAAGATACTCCGCCAGCACCTGCTGCTGAAGAAGAAGAGCCGGTAGCCGATGCGCCGCCGCTGCCCCGTAAATCGGTGTTGTCTGCCGGACAACAGGCTGCTATTGCCGCACAGGTGAAACAGTGGATGCACGAAAAAGCGGCCTATAAAGATCCCGAACTGACGCTGGATAAACTCGCCGCCACGATGGAGATATCCCGGCACCATCTGTCTGAAACGCTGAACCAATACCTCGGACAGTCGTTCTACCAGTTCATCAACGAATACCGGATCCGGGAGGTGGTGAAGCTGCTGGATAAATACCGGGCGGACAAAGAAACACCTAACATCCTCTCTCTGGCGTTCGAAGCAGGATTTCATTCGAAGTCGTCGTTCAACCAATACTTTAAAAAGGTAACCGGTACTACCCCTTCCGCCTATATGAAAAATAAAAATACGGTGGTGGTGACCGTGGAGAACGTCGTGAAAAACGCGCTGGCAGGAGGAGATAACAATTCCGTAATATTTCATAAGTAATTGATTATTATTTAGTAGTAAGGTTGTTTGTTTTCCCCGATCTACAAAGCCGTACGGATTTATCCAGAAGGACGACTACCATCAGCCCCCGGCCCACCTTTGCGGAAAAATATTTTTCGCCCATGAGCAGCCGGCTTTTATTACTGATTTTACTCCTGCCTGTTTTCTGTACAGCACAGCAGATCCGCGGGAGTATTTTATCCAAAGAGGGACCATTGCCCTCTGCGACCATCGTTATCGACGGCGCCGGAGCGCAGACCGATCTTTCCGGGGTATTCAACATCACCCTTCGGAAAACAGGTAAAGTGACGCTTAAAATCAACTACGTAGGGTTTGCCGTTAAAATAATAGCGGTAGATGTCAAACCGGGATTGAACCAACTGGGCGCCATCATGATGGAGCCCGCCAACGACGTACTGGGCGAAGTGGTAGTGAAAGGCGCCTCCGCCGGTTCACAGATACGGGCCATCAGCATCAAAAAGAATGCGCCGGGCATTATGGAAGTACTGGCCGCCGATGCCATCGGTAAGCTGCCGGACCGCAACGCGGCGGAAGCAGTACAGCGCATCCAGGGCGTATCCATTGAACGGGACCAGGGCGAAGGGCGTTACGTGTCTGTCCGTGGAACGCCCATCCAGTGGAGCGCTACCCTGCTGAACGGCAACCGCCTGCCTACCGCCAGCCTGGATTATACCGACCGCCGTATCCAGATGGATATTTTCCCTTCAGAACTGATAGAATACGTACAGCTGTCCAAAGCCATCACCCCTGATATGGAAGGGGATGCCATCGGCGGGTCCATCAACTTTATCACCAAAGCAGCGCCGCAGTCCAGGATGCTGCGGATCAACACCGCCGGCGGTTACGGCGACCAGGCCCGCAAAGGTTCCTATAACGCGTCCATCGTTTATGGCGACCGCCTGCTGAAAGGCAAACTGGGCTTTGTCGTGTCTGCCGTTATATGGGACCGTACCTCCGCGCAGGACCGCTACAATATGAACTACGATTTCGCCAATCCGAACGCCCGGCAGTCGTATTCCATCACCGACCTGCAGCTGCGCGATTACATCGCCCACCGCAAAACCACCGGGCTGAATGCCGGCCTGGAATATAAATTCAACGACCGGCATAAGATGCAGTTCAGAGGGATATACAGCTCGTTCCTGGACGGGCAGAATGTACGGGAGACCTATTTCTATTTCAACAATAAAAACGCTACCATTACAGACCGGGCTTCCAACTACTTCACGGACCTGTATTCCGGTGAACTGAGCGGTCAGTCGGTGTTTTCCGGAAAGCTCACGCTGGATTGGGCTGCCGGCCTGGATAAATCAAAGTTCCGGTTTAAAGACCCGGGATATTATCCCATGGCCACTTTCCAGCAGGCGGTCACCTACGACGGTCTCGCCGCCGACGGTAAAAAGTACCTCGCCATGGACGCCCCCGATGGAAAAGGAGATGTAATAGACGCCGTGTTGCCGCATATATCGGCCAATACGCCCATCACTGCCGATGCCATGAAACTGTCGCAGGTGATCATGCTGCGCGCCACCAATTGGGAGGAAAACAAACGATTCAGCTTTAATTTAAAGTATACTCTGTCAGAAAAACTCCTCCTGAAGTTCGGTGGTAAGTTCATTCATAAAGACAAAGTGGTACAGTCGCCTTACAATGTATACATAGCAGGCATGCAGGGGGCGGCGCCATCCATGGCGGGCCTCGGCACCGAGCCCTTCCCATACAACGGCGGCTTCCTGTCTGAAATTCATTCACCCTATAACAACGTGATCATTGATCAGATGGCGCTGGGCAACCTGCAATCGCTGGTCACGCCGGAGGGCATCAGCCGGTATAAGCTGTATCCTTTCCAGGTGGATTCCGCTACCAACGCATCCGGCGCTACCAAATACTTCAACGGTGTGGAAAACGTATATGCGCTTTATGTGATGGGAGAATACAAGGTGTCCGGCAAACTGACGCTGACCGGCGGTATCCGCAACGAGTACAATAGGGTAACTTTCAACGGCAGCAAGATAAACGGCAAACAGGTGACGGCCCTTACACAGGACAACAGCTACAACGCTTTCCTGCCGATGCTGCATGTGAAATATCAGCTAACGGAGAAGGATATACTGCGACTGGCATATACCCGCAGCTTCGCCCGCGCAGATTTTAATAACCTCAACCCCGGCACCACGCAGGACGATGCCAACAAACTCATCACCCGGGGCAATGCGGCCCTGAAACCCACGTTTGCCAATAACTTCGACCTGATGGCAGAACACTATTTCGGCGGTATCGGCATGGTCAATATAGGCGCTTTCTATAAAAAGCTGACAGACCTGGTATATACCAACCAATCTTCCGAAAACATCAACGGCATTCAATATACCGTGAGCGAACCGCAGAACCTGCAAGGCGCCTGGCTGGCGGGTATCGAAGCGGGGTTTGTGAAAAGATTCACCGGCCTGCCCGGCTTCTGGAAAGGTTTCGGCGTAGATGTCAACTACACCTACACGGATTCCCGTGTGAAAATCCCCCGGTTTGTGAACAGCGAAAAGGTGGAAGACAACAGCGTAATCCCCAAACAGGCCAAACACATCTTCAACGCCTCGCTGCTGTATGAATACGGAAAAGTAATGGCGCGGATAGCGGGTAACTATAAAGGCAAATACCTGGACGTGATCCGTCAGGCTGCCGGTCCGGACCACTACCGCTGGTATGCGGAGAACTTTACGGTCGACTTTTCCGCTTCCTGCGCCATCGCGCCGAAAATCAGGGCATTCCTCGAACTGAATAATATCACCAACGCGCCGGTACGTTACTACCACGGTACCTTCGATCGTGTGGAGCAAGCCGAATGGTATTCGCTCCGCGGACAGATAGGCGTGAGCGTTAAAATTTTCTAAAGACAAAAAACGATTAACGATGAAGACAATGATGACCCGGGCATTGGGAACAATGCTGCTGGCCTGCGCCACCACCATTTGCGGCGCACAGTCGCTGGACAGGCTCAAAATAAACCAGGTGCAGGTACTGGGCACCCATAACAGTTACGCCCGTCCGGTGGATGCTGCTGTACTGGCTTTAGTAGATCCCATCTTTGAAAAAATGGGAGAGACCTTCATGAAAAGCATGCCGGAAGACCAGCTGGCCGCTTTCCGGGAGTTTCATCCCAATACGGTGAAAATGAGCGAAGGATTACGTTATAATCATCCGCCGTTTGACGTGCAGCTGGATGCCGGTATCAGGAGCATCGAGATAGATGTGTATAACGATCCTTCCGGTAACCGTTTTAATCGTCCTGCCGCCTACCAGGTGCTGCGGCAAAAAGGCGTGACGGACCTGGCGCCCTTTGATACCACGGACCTGGACAAGCCCGGCTTCAAAGTATTGCATATGGCGGATATAGATTTCCGTACGCACTATACCACTTTCAAAGGTGCGCTGGCTGCCATGCGTTCCTGGTCCGACGCACACCCCGGCCACTTTCCTGTCTATGTGATGATCGAAGCAAAAGACAAAGGTATCCCGTTGTTCCCCGGTTCCGCAGCGGTACTGCCGTTTGACGAAAAGGCTTTTGATGCGCTGGACCAGGAGGTGATTGGGCAATTGGGCAGGGACAAACTGATCACGCCCGACGATGTGCGTGGCCAGTTTCCTACGCTGCGCGAGGCTGTGCTGGCGAAAAACTGGCCGACCGTAAAAGCCGCCCGCGGGAAATTTATTTTCCTGCTGCTGCCTTCCACCGCGGGTATGGACCTCGCTTCCGACTATGTTAAAAACAGGCCTAATCTGGAAGGCCGGGTCATGTTTATGCAGTCGAAGCCACAAGACAGCTATGCGGCGTTTTTACTGCTGGACAACGCCATCATGCGTCAGCAGGAGATACAGCAGGCAGTGAAGCAGGGTTTTTTGGTAAGGACCCGTTCCGATATTGAAACCTATGAGGCGAAAGTGAATGACCATACCCGCGCGGAGGCGGCGTTTAAAAGCGGCGCGCAGGTTATCTCCACCGATTTCTTCCGGCCGGGCAATGGCTACGGCACCCCGTATTTTGTAACCCTGCCGGGAGGCGGGGAGGCAAGGCCCAATCCGGTGAATGCCCGTAGATAATCACGGTTTGTTTCTTTGACGGCAGCATAACTTCTCCGGAAGTTATGCTGTTGTTTTTGTAATGGTGCGGAGGGCTTTTTTGACGATGTAGGCGGTCGCTTTGCTGTTGCTTTCCTGCTGCCAGCGTTGACAGAGCGCCTGTACAAAGTCGGGTCGTGTTTTACCGGCGTCATTGAGCCAGTTGCCCACACTGTCCTGCACATACCGGGCTTCGTCTGCCTTTAGCGGTTCCAGTATCGCCAATGCCTGTTCGGGTTCTTTTTTGAGGGTTTCTATATGTTCGCACCATACGCCTCTGGGCCTGGTCGCTTCTGTGGCAAATCTTCTGATGTTAGGATTGATGTGTGTGGTCCAGGCGGATAATAAAGTGACGCTTTCTTCTATATGCGCGGCAATGCCCGGCCGGACGGCCATCCAGCAGATTTCTCTTACTCCGAAATGATCATCGGCCGCAAAGGGCTGGATGTGTTGCAGCTTTTCTGTCAGCG encodes:
- a CDS encoding mechanosensitive ion channel family protein, whose amino-acid sequence is MGNAACAQSGKDTTAVTASGPAKLSVDSLLIRMEDLHNTLDRINDITSRGFDTRGMQEDLPEIKSNLQTIEDNLKLYNKVLNIRNLQMFHVLLADMREHLEDWRSRLFNYNKELVKMNAEMMAFTKDSFVKQIKADTTFRNFYLPELKELKSKWVEAKAATTQHLDKISLLQAGVSGSYFKALELENKVDKQLKVFSLKSLGKEYNYLWEDNGHRDAAADTLTQQSSRSLEGLGKILNYYAGNHSDIWWWMLLIGLVFFFRVNKQFKRIKKAGKSELLQPPYIKYLRALPFAGTLVIILNIASFFDLNAPAAYIDLLQSFLLIILTVLFWRRWERRMFIYWIAIVVLYMLTTGTAAVVVPDLRVRIWMLVLNVLSVITGLFIYFRIYRNLSAGKLVRIVSAVFVVFNVLAALFNLYGRLSIAQVYSTAAIAGLLQIIGLTVFVQIVEEAFYLQMQSSRIAGGITARFDFEKIREGLHKILTVLVVVLWLMVFTTNLNIYNDLYNGISSLISTPRIIGTTSFTLGNILLFFVILLISNLFQKYIGYFFGETDDDMVGEVKEKSSRLLLLRLLVLVAGFLIAIAASGLPMDKITVVLGALGVGIGLGLQNIVNNLVSGVILIFERPLKIGDYVEVAGQKGRVKDIGIRSSRMVTTEGAEVTVPNGDLLSSKLINWTLSNNHIRTELLFTIAPSSALPLAKEIILEEVSGSDAIIGKVAPELLVKSINDNNVALKLQVWIRNVHHEEAFKSRMLQQVYQRLKDNEITMS
- a CDS encoding alpha/beta fold hydrolase codes for the protein MSTASTSGAQTVKPSETGYAATNGIKTYYEVYGEGTPLVLLHGAYMTIGLNWAQLIPELSKNRKVIAVELQGHGHTEYSDRPLSLATLASDVAGVLDHLKIDSADIVGYSFGGKVAYQFAIQHPKRLRKLVIISATYKTSGWQPEVANAFKNMKVEFFENTPLKTAYDAVAPDKTKWTKFLEQMFASAAAPFDLGDDNIAKITAPVLIISGDNDGMNKSELIKTYQLLGGGGTADLGAAPKSQLAIVPGQSHVSLMMQTAILSNYINGFLK
- a CDS encoding glutamate--tRNA ligase family protein, which gives rise to MQRHIIFVQNNVHIEKTVHSQTYPAHRKTRIAPTPSGFLHLGNVFSFVLTATLARRTGAAVLLRIDDMDQQRVRPEYVQDIFDTLHFLEIPWEEGPRTPEDLHRQWSQLHREALYQQALEALKEQGKLFACDCTRSRLQQTGGVYGGRCLRRGLSWDLPDVCWRINTETPLPLQMHTGNGALPVALPVEQRHFVVRKKDGHAAYQLASVVDDDYFGVDLVVRGEDLWDSTLAQLYLAGTAAMDRFSRTTFYHHSLLMEAPDKKLSKSEGATSVRYLRKAGKTKADIFSAIAGMLGIREQATGWEALGDLLLDHYPVFRQPAPVQP
- a CDS encoding AraC family transcriptional regulator translates to MKYIILLGAFQALVVFSIFVIHHKKRSSDNILSWFLILVFVHLGAGFMLHTLFPHAEIHKQYYTFITLMYAPVLWMYTTHLSGRYQQARWRNYLHFLPAMAAAIAYFTIAGYIIAHDGKTPPAIIYYNQAVGYTAMISFPLYAILSLREARRIPAFWRSEIQLVRWMAIVFLGTAFFSVVLTVNNYLPPASRFIMDSHLWGRIFTYISLLSICLAIGRVRILFLMDTGTTLPLLQDTPPAPAAEEEEPVADAPPLPRKSVLSAGQQAAIAAQVKQWMHEKAAYKDPELTLDKLAATMEISRHHLSETLNQYLGQSFYQFINEYRIREVVKLLDKYRADKETPNILSLAFEAGFHSKSSFNQYFKKVTGTTPSAYMKNKNTVVVTVENVVKNALAGGDNNSVIFHK
- a CDS encoding TonB-dependent receptor, which translates into the protein MSSRLLLLILLLPVFCTAQQIRGSILSKEGPLPSATIVIDGAGAQTDLSGVFNITLRKTGKVTLKINYVGFAVKIIAVDVKPGLNQLGAIMMEPANDVLGEVVVKGASAGSQIRAISIKKNAPGIMEVLAADAIGKLPDRNAAEAVQRIQGVSIERDQGEGRYVSVRGTPIQWSATLLNGNRLPTASLDYTDRRIQMDIFPSELIEYVQLSKAITPDMEGDAIGGSINFITKAAPQSRMLRINTAGGYGDQARKGSYNASIVYGDRLLKGKLGFVVSAVIWDRTSAQDRYNMNYDFANPNARQSYSITDLQLRDYIAHRKTTGLNAGLEYKFNDRHKMQFRGIYSSFLDGQNVRETYFYFNNKNATITDRASNYFTDLYSGELSGQSVFSGKLTLDWAAGLDKSKFRFKDPGYYPMATFQQAVTYDGLAADGKKYLAMDAPDGKGDVIDAVLPHISANTPITADAMKLSQVIMLRATNWEENKRFSFNLKYTLSEKLLLKFGGKFIHKDKVVQSPYNVYIAGMQGAAPSMAGLGTEPFPYNGGFLSEIHSPYNNVIIDQMALGNLQSLVTPEGISRYKLYPFQVDSATNASGATKYFNGVENVYALYVMGEYKVSGKLTLTGGIRNEYNRVTFNGSKINGKQVTALTQDNSYNAFLPMLHVKYQLTEKDILRLAYTRSFARADFNNLNPGTTQDDANKLITRGNAALKPTFANNFDLMAEHYFGGIGMVNIGAFYKKLTDLVYTNQSSENINGIQYTVSEPQNLQGAWLAGIEAGFVKRFTGLPGFWKGFGVDVNYTYTDSRVKIPRFVNSEKVEDNSVIPKQAKHIFNASLLYEYGKVMARIAGNYKGKYLDVIRQAAGPDHYRWYAENFTVDFSASCAIAPKIRAFLELNNITNAPVRYYHGTFDRVEQAEWYSLRGQIGVSVKIF
- a CDS encoding Ca2+-dependent phosphoinositide-specific phospholipase C, whose product is MKTMMTRALGTMLLACATTICGAQSLDRLKINQVQVLGTHNSYARPVDAAVLALVDPIFEKMGETFMKSMPEDQLAAFREFHPNTVKMSEGLRYNHPPFDVQLDAGIRSIEIDVYNDPSGNRFNRPAAYQVLRQKGVTDLAPFDTTDLDKPGFKVLHMADIDFRTHYTTFKGALAAMRSWSDAHPGHFPVYVMIEAKDKGIPLFPGSAAVLPFDEKAFDALDQEVIGQLGRDKLITPDDVRGQFPTLREAVLAKNWPTVKAARGKFIFLLLPSTAGMDLASDYVKNRPNLEGRVMFMQSKPQDSYAAFLLLDNAIMRQQEIQQAVKQGFLVRTRSDIETYEAKVNDHTRAEAAFKSGAQVISTDFFRPGNGYGTPYFVTLPGGGEARPNPVNARR
- a CDS encoding DNA alkylation repair protein produces the protein MNKPTRKGARSAKDITPEIQRQLNSGETSSVNLTEWLAVDQRALLAHILQQLGRPQYLMPVLSAADQLKKQTVNTLNEVIGTTLLSLATTHKDQELLKKIMHHPADMVRCWATYTIGRHPALSLTEKLQHIQPFAADDHFGVREICWMAVRPGIAAHIEESVTLLSAWTTHINPNIRRFATEATRPRGVWCEHIETLKKEPEQALAILEPLKADEARYVQDSVGNWLNDAGKTRPDFVQALCQRWQQESNSKATAYIVKKALRTITKTTA